A DNA window from Anastrepha ludens isolate Willacy chromosome 6, idAnaLude1.1, whole genome shotgun sequence contains the following coding sequences:
- the LOC128866340 gene encoding uncharacterized protein LOC128866340, with product MLKIFTIVAFCLLATHCEAHWFPEVFSDCNSTFVDYQLCQDFRDIRNLIDANTLVYYISYGYLKDESFKKAMDFIGTDQFQSASQQIADSTAYQNILKRFADAGINTESIASIENIFNCVMVSMPKYADEDEITTLEMGKVVVGRSMVDVATNLMNAIPRAEFRRLIREKLSYNTEFARFYRIVRSNSFKRDIRKLFSSYQAKYPLNLLRRKNIDLCKLAQMANQIFEWGPVSY from the exons ATGTTGAAGATTTTCACCATCGTTGCCTTTTGCCTTTTGGCCACGCATTGTGAGGCTCATTGGTTTCCAGAAGTGTTTTCAGATTGTAATAGCACCTTTGTGGATTATCAACTATGCCAAGATTTTCGAGATATACGCAATCTAATTGATGCCAACACTCTGGTGTACTATATCTCATATGGTTACTTGAAGGACGAAAGCTTCAAAAAGGCTATGGACTTTATTGGCACCGATCAATTCCAATCGGCTTCGCAGCAAATTGCCGATAGCACAGCTTACCAGAATATACTTAAACGCTTTGCCGATGCGGGTATCAATACCGAAAGCATTGccagcattgaaaatattttcaattgtgTAATGGTCTCGATGCCAAAGTATGCCGATGAGGATGAAATTACTACACTCGAAATGGGGAAAGTGGTGGTGGGTCGGTCCATGGTGGACGTAGCTACAAATTTGATGAACGCGATTCCACGCGCCGAATTCCGTCGCTTGATTAGAGAGAAATTGAGTTATAATACTGAGTTTGCCAGATTCTACCGAATCGTGCGCAGCAATAGTTTCAAACGTGATATCAGGAAATTATTC aGTTCATATCAAGCGAAATACCCGTTGAATTTGTTGAGACGCAAGAATATTGATCTGTGTAAATTGGCTCAAATGGCTAATCAAATCTTCGAGTGGGGCCCAGTTAGTTATTGA